The following is a genomic window from Opitutus sp. ER46.
CAGGCGCCCGACAGCACGTTCCTCCGGCAGCTCGGGCCGCGGCGCACCGCGATGGTTACGGGCTGGGCGATGGATCCGGGCGCAAAGTATCAGTATCGATGTGACGCGATGTTTCCGCTGTCGGATCACGCGGACTACCCCGATCTCCTGCGCTTTGTGGAGGCGGTGCAGCCGAAGCTGGTGTTCACCCTGCACGGGTTCGCGCAGGATTTTGCCCGCACGCTGCGCGACCGCGGCGTCGAGGCGTGGGCGATCGGCGAAGACAACCAGCTTGAGTTCGGGTTGGCGGGACGAACCGAAGCGCGGCCGGCGTCGGCCGGGACTGATGCGGACTCGGCCGCCGCGGCACCGGCGAGCCCCTGCGAGCCGGGCGCGGCCAACTGTTTCGGGCGGTTTGCGGCGGTGGCCGAACAGGTCCGTGCGACGCCCCGCAAGCTGGAGAAGGTGGAGATCCTGCGCGCGTACCTGACGGAACTCTCGGCGGCGGACGCGGCGACCGCCGTGGTCTTTCTGACCGGCCGGGCGTTTCCCCAAGCCGACGGCCGCGTGCTCACGCTCGGTTGGGCGGTGATCAAGCGTGCCGTGCTCGAAGTGGCGGGACTGAGTGAGGCCGACTATCGGGCGGCGTATCATCGTTTCGCGGACGCCGGCGAGGCGGCGGAGGCGCTGCTGCAGCGAGCGAGGCCGGGCCAGGCCCACGCGGCGGCGAGCCCGACCTTGGCGGCAGTGGCGGAGCTCTTCGCGGAGATTGCGGCGACGCGCGGACCGGTGGCGAAGCTGGAGTGGCTGCAGCGGTGTCTGGCGGTGATGACACCGGCGGAGGCGAAGTACCTGGTGAAGATCGTCACCGGTGATCTGCGCATCGGGCTGAAGGAGGGCCTGGTGGAGGAAGCAATCGCGGCGGCGACGGCCGAACCGACGGAAGCGATTCGACAGGCAAATATGCTGGCTGGCGACATCGCGGAAGTGACGCGCGCGGCGCGGGAGGGGCGCTTGGGCGCGATTGAGTTGAGAGTGTTTCGCCCGCTGCAGTTCATGCTGGCGAGCGCCGAGCCGACGGCGGAGGCAATCCTGGCGCGACTCGGCGCACCGGTGTGGCTGGAAGAGAAGTACGACGGGATCAGGTGCCAGGTGCACAAGGCCGGGGATCGTGCGGAGCTATACTCGCGCGACCTGAAGCGAATCACGGAGCAGTTCCCGGACTTGGTGCGGGGCGTCGAAAAGGTGCCGGGGGACTTCATCGTGGATGGCGAGTTGCTGGCGTGGCGCGACGGACGGGCGTTGCCCTTTGCCGAGCTGCAGAAGCGGCTGGGGCGCAAGGGCGACGACTTCTTTCTCGGCGCGGAAATCCCGGTCTCGATCTCGTGTTACGATCTCCTCTGGGCTGGCGGCCGCGCGCTGTTGAACGAGCCGCTGGCGCAGCGGCGGGCGGAACTCGAACAACTGTTGGCCCGCGTGCCGGCAGGGGCGCCGCTGGTGCTGGCGCCGACGCGCCAGGCGGAAACGGCGGCGGATATCGAGGCGGCGTTCCTGGTGGCACGGCAACGAGGCAACGAAGGCCTGATGGCGAAAGATCCAAGCAGCGCCTATGCGCCGGGGCGGCGGGGACTCGCGTGGCTGAAGTTGAAGAAGGCATACGCGACCCTCGA
Proteins encoded in this region:
- a CDS encoding ATP-dependent DNA ligase; translated protein: MPWQVEFRAGVWLPQIDWWLDAHFPKPRSFVSHAHSDHIAPHGEILCSAGTSRLMQARMPGERVEHVLPFGQGERLTPDCDVTLYPAGHIFGSAQALLLHQQHGRLLYTGDFKLRQGRSAEACATPRADVLVMETTFGRPHYVFPPTVQVLRDIAAFCHACLDDGEVPVLFGYSLGKSQELLSGLAEARLPILLHPQTLRLTRIYEELGMTFPVYRGVGTGPATGHVVICPPQAPDSTFLRQLGPRRTAMVTGWAMDPGAKYQYRCDAMFPLSDHADYPDLLRFVEAVQPKLVFTLHGFAQDFARTLRDRGVEAWAIGEDNQLEFGLAGRTEARPASAGTDADSAAAAPASPCEPGAANCFGRFAAVAEQVRATPRKLEKVEILRAYLTELSAADAATAVVFLTGRAFPQADGRVLTLGWAVIKRAVLEVAGLSEADYRAAYHRFADAGEAAEALLQRARPGQAHAAASPTLAAVAELFAEIAATRGPVAKLEWLQRCLAVMTPAEAKYLVKIVTGDLRIGLKEGLVEEAIAAATAEPTEAIRQANMLAGDIAEVTRAAREGRLGAIELRVFRPLQFMLASAEPTAEAILARLGAPVWLEEKYDGIRCQVHKAGDRAELYSRDLKRITEQFPDLVRGVEKVPGDFIVDGELLAWRDGRALPFAELQKRLGRKGDDFFLGAEIPVSISCYDLLWAGGRALLNEPLAQRRAELEQLLARVPAGAPLVLAPTRQAETAADIEAAFLVARQRGNEGLMAKDPSSAYAPGRRGLAWLKLKKAYATLDVVVVGVEYGHGKRRDVLSDYTFAIRDGASDRLLTVGKAYSGLTDLEIAAMTEHFLAHTVEERGRYRVVVPDTVLEVAFDTIQPSNRHQSGFALRFPRIVRIRTDKTPAEIDTLDTCRKLAAAAQSIPSQGTNH